Proteins encoded together in one Candidatus Sulfotelmatobacter sp. window:
- a CDS encoding energy transducer TonB — protein sequence MSDRLLRSSRTLSGLKSALVTLALFSCSMLFFVPRLLAQDAGAPKPHRKIVIRVEPEYPYVLRNGHFEGQVRLEATVLPNGSVSKVEAKGGNPMLSQYAAEAVMRWKYAPGPAQTLEETVFVFHPNQQ from the coding sequence ATGTCAGATCGTTTGCTTCGCAGCAGCCGCACCCTGAGCGGCCTTAAAAGCGCGCTTGTCACGCTGGCGTTGTTCTCGTGCTCTATGCTTTTCTTCGTTCCGCGCCTTCTCGCCCAGGACGCTGGTGCGCCTAAACCCCATCGCAAGATCGTGATCAGGGTCGAGCCAGAATATCCTTACGTCCTGAGGAATGGCCATTTTGAAGGTCAGGTACGCCTAGAAGCCACCGTGCTTCCGAACGGAAGCGTTTCGAAGGTGGAGGCGAAAGGCGGCAATCCCATGCTCTCGCAATATGCTGCCGAGGCGGTCATGCGCTGGAAATATGCGCCCGGACCGGCACAGACCCTTGAAGAAACCGTGTTCGTCTTCCATCCGAACCAACAGTAA
- a CDS encoding rod shape-determining protein produces MSNNGFHSASTRNHNLRSLFSIFSSDLAIDLGTANTLVYARGKGIVVNEPSIVAINKNTGEVEAVGKEAKEMLGRTPGNIVAIKPMKDGVIADFKVTEKMLNYFIQKAHNRKMLVHPRIVIGVPSEITQVEKRAVMDSAYRAKASEVHLVEQAMVAAIGAGLPITEPSGNMVVDIGGGTTDIAVISLSGIVYSRSVRMAGNQMDEAVMNYLKRKYNLLIGERTAEQIKMEIGSAHQLDKPMTMEIKGRNLIEGVPKTITVDDGEIREALSECVSTIMNAIRVALERTPPELSADISDRGIVLTGGGALLKNLDKRIREETGLPVSIADDPLCSVVLGTGKMLSDFKLLRKISIE; encoded by the coding sequence ATGTCAAATAACGGATTTCATTCAGCCTCGACGCGCAATCATAACCTCCGCTCGCTGTTCAGCATTTTTTCCAGCGACCTGGCCATCGACCTCGGGACCGCCAACACGCTCGTCTATGCGCGCGGCAAGGGCATCGTCGTGAACGAACCTTCCATCGTTGCCATCAATAAAAATACGGGCGAAGTGGAGGCTGTCGGCAAAGAGGCGAAAGAGATGCTGGGGCGCACGCCGGGCAACATTGTCGCGATTAAGCCGATGAAAGACGGCGTGATCGCCGATTTCAAAGTTACCGAGAAAATGCTGAACTATTTTATCCAGAAGGCGCACAACCGCAAGATGCTGGTGCATCCCCGCATCGTGATTGGCGTGCCCTCGGAAATTACCCAGGTGGAAAAACGCGCAGTCATGGATTCGGCCTATCGCGCCAAGGCGAGTGAAGTGCATCTGGTCGAACAGGCGATGGTGGCGGCGATCGGGGCGGGACTGCCCATCACCGAACCCAGCGGCAACATGGTGGTCGACATCGGCGGCGGCACCACCGACATTGCCGTGATTTCGTTGAGCGGCATTGTCTATTCGCGTTCGGTGCGCATGGCCGGCAACCAGATGGACGAAGCCGTCATGAACTATCTGAAGCGCAAATACAATTTACTGATCGGCGAGCGCACGGCCGAGCAGATCAAAATGGAAATCGGCTCCGCGCACCAGCTCGATAAGCCGATGACCATGGAAATCAAGGGCCGCAACTTGATTGAAGGCGTGCCTAAAACGATCACCGTCGACGACGGCGAAATCCGCGAAGCGCTCAGCGAGTGTGTATCGACGATCATGAATGCGATTCGTGTCGCGCTGGAGCGGACGCCGCCTGAACTTTCCGCCGACATCAGCGACCGCGGCATCGTGCTCACCGGCGGCGGCGCGCTGCTGAAGAATCTCGACAAACGCATCCGCGAAGAAACCGGGCTGCCGGTTTCGATTGCCGACGACCCGCTGTGCAGTGTGGTGTTGGGCACCGGCAAAATGCTCAGCGACTTCAAGCTGCTGCGAAAAATTTCGATTGAGTAA
- a CDS encoding pentapeptide repeat-containing protein, producing the protein MNLTPQDTEQLRRIAFAIIEGGPENSSAQKGAELLRLVSEIEKQGAEARKLVAEELKINDERKETRADKRHRRIKDYIALLAPLFTTVVLAATLIQQSWQFVRSEQAKRAEFIQSERDKDAETRRQADAAEDLRWADSVKLLSQSEKLSPAGVILKSFAKSDRYGGLASQMAMQLLVRTDDPTMFADLFNLIFEPISWGNVRGVIELDRNLTGQANPLFTKSWNPKTMANDYSKLSDPERKQVSYLGKDLSLISGKLSALLKGQRPSGEKLDLRSITLYEDFRGADFSGADITGSTLTGIDVKGADFSGVTGYTGATFSGTAWWKAARIDHDMLRYLEAAYPYSGTAQYYWETRPSKGDYDSELRRLQGSPRPGQQAFKP; encoded by the coding sequence GTGAATCTGACTCCGCAAGATACGGAACAGCTCCGAAGGATAGCCTTTGCAATTATTGAGGGCGGTCCTGAAAACAGTTCCGCCCAGAAGGGAGCGGAGCTACTAAGACTCGTGTCAGAAATAGAGAAGCAAGGCGCGGAAGCCAGAAAGTTGGTGGCGGAAGAACTGAAGATTAATGACGAACGGAAGGAAACTAGGGCAGACAAAAGGCATCGGCGGATCAAAGACTATATTGCTTTGCTTGCCCCACTTTTTACGACCGTCGTTCTCGCGGCGACACTGATACAGCAGAGTTGGCAGTTTGTCCGATCCGAGCAGGCCAAACGTGCCGAGTTCATACAATCCGAACGGGACAAGGATGCTGAGACACGTCGGCAGGCCGACGCCGCCGAGGATCTGCGGTGGGCCGACTCGGTCAAGCTGCTATCGCAATCAGAGAAACTCTCACCAGCGGGCGTTATTCTTAAGAGCTTCGCGAAATCCGATCGATACGGAGGCTTGGCTTCTCAAATGGCCATGCAATTACTTGTGAGGACCGATGATCCGACAATGTTCGCCGACCTGTTCAACTTGATATTTGAGCCCATTTCCTGGGGCAACGTTCGAGGGGTTATTGAACTGGATCGCAATCTAACTGGGCAGGCGAATCCGCTCTTCACGAAAAGCTGGAATCCTAAGACGATGGCGAATGATTACTCAAAGCTGTCCGACCCCGAGCGAAAGCAGGTTTCTTATTTAGGGAAGGATCTGAGCCTCATATCAGGAAAGCTTTCGGCCTTACTTAAGGGGCAACGCCCGTCAGGCGAAAAACTCGATCTACGCTCAATAACTCTCTACGAGGACTTCCGCGGCGCCGACTTCAGCGGTGCCGACATTACCGGTAGCACGTTGACTGGCATCGATGTTAAGGGTGCAGATTTTAGCGGTGTAACTGGCTACACCGGCGCGACGTTCTCGGGCACAGCTTGGTGGAAGGCTGCGAGGATTGACCATGACATGCTGCGGTATCTCGAGGCGGCGTATCCCTACAGTGGGACCGCGCAGTACTACTGGGAGACCCGACCAAGTAAGGGGGACTACGATTCCGAACTCCGCCGGCTGCAAGGGTCACCTCGACCTGGCCAGCAGGCTTTCAAACCTTGA
- the mreC gene encoding rod shape-determining protein MreC — translation MESVLGRYRNLVILVGVLFLQVLGLAVQVKRGGGTDAENTRLIRVWTVGAITPFERLLVWSQNSTGNLWHNYFYLRGVRAENRQLKDQIEQMRLDQVRLSEDAAQARRLQTLLAFKEQFISKTVAAQVIGSSGSDLSRIVYIDKGANAGIARDMAVMTAEGIVGKVLVVYPSVSQVLLISDQSSGVGALLEKTRLQGVLRGTANGEVVLERVMSDEQVPVGETVLTSGGDQIFPKGLPVGTVAKVENGKDLFLNIKIKPTANLSKLEEVLVLVEKQEREAKADEGAHLRASDILAQRLPSVPEKPVADAKSVAGAPTGPSKPTTANTTPKFGSAPAATAPVTKNPSGASNASIGRPSGPSVKPADRASATKAPAAAGSIVLAPKPDASPSTTGAQPKTTDPNALPRKADPAANDPSSPIAPATPPDSPPPSGESSPQ, via the coding sequence ATGGAATCCGTGCTTGGCCGCTACCGCAACCTGGTCATTCTTGTAGGAGTGCTGTTTCTACAAGTGCTGGGCCTGGCCGTGCAGGTGAAGCGTGGCGGCGGCACCGATGCGGAAAACACGCGCCTGATCCGCGTCTGGACCGTCGGCGCCATCACGCCCTTTGAGCGGCTTCTAGTCTGGAGCCAGAACAGCACCGGTAATCTTTGGCACAACTACTTTTACCTGCGTGGAGTCCGAGCCGAGAATCGCCAACTGAAAGATCAGATCGAGCAGATGCGTCTCGATCAAGTGCGCCTGAGCGAAGACGCCGCCCAGGCCCGCCGCCTGCAAACCTTGCTGGCATTTAAAGAACAGTTCATCTCGAAGACCGTGGCGGCGCAGGTCATCGGCTCCAGCGGCAGCGACCTGTCGCGCATCGTCTACATCGATAAAGGTGCGAACGCGGGGATTGCGCGGGACATGGCAGTCATGACGGCTGAGGGCATTGTGGGCAAAGTGCTGGTCGTCTATCCTTCGGTTTCGCAGGTGCTATTGATCAGCGATCAAAGCAGCGGTGTGGGCGCCCTGCTGGAGAAGACGCGTCTTCAGGGAGTGCTGCGCGGCACTGCCAACGGAGAAGTCGTGCTCGAGCGCGTGATGAGCGATGAGCAGGTTCCTGTTGGCGAGACTGTTCTGACCAGCGGCGGAGATCAGATCTTTCCCAAGGGTCTTCCGGTTGGGACTGTCGCCAAAGTTGAAAACGGCAAAGATTTGTTTCTGAATATCAAGATCAAGCCGACTGCCAATCTGAGTAAGCTGGAAGAAGTTTTGGTGCTGGTCGAAAAACAGGAACGCGAAGCAAAGGCGGACGAGGGAGCGCATCTTCGTGCCTCCGACATTCTGGCTCAACGGTTGCCGTCGGTGCCGGAAAAGCCGGTTGCGGATGCGAAGTCCGTCGCGGGCGCACCTACGGGCCCGAGCAAACCGACAACGGCGAATACCACACCTAAATTCGGAAGCGCCCCGGCTGCAACCGCTCCGGTTACAAAGAATCCATCCGGCGCGAGCAATGCGTCCATCGGGCGACCCTCGGGACCATCCGTGAAACCGGCTGATCGAGCGTCCGCAACGAAGGCGCCCGCCGCCGCAGGCAGCATCGTGCTTGCGCCCAAGCCCGATGCATCTCCGTCCACCACCGGAGCGCAGCCAAAGACCACTGATCCGAACGCATTACCCAGGAAGGCCGATCCCGCGGCAAACGATCCGAGCTCGCCGATCGCTCCCGCCACTCCGCCCGATTCGCCACCGCCCTCCGGCGAAAGTAGCCCTCAATAG
- a CDS encoding M3 family metallopeptidase, whose translation MLLLIFLPFALVALSTAQKISVSQPPLWANNPDVAGFEKSVSDRLAAAQHSIDVLVSVKDPRTIDNTLVPFDEAVRQINAGGYFAGLMQQVHPDATFRDHATAMFTKTTAAQTALSLNREVYQALTALDLSKADAATRYYVQRQLLEFRLAGVDKDDASRARLKQLSEQATQEQSMFDRNIADDRKVIDADPAELDGLPQDYIEAHRPGADGKVRITTSYPDALPVLTFAKSDSLRRRVSFAFNTRAYPQNKEALTSLLKTRYEIATLLGYSNWADYNAADKMIVKGQNIADFIQQVNDASRALSQREFEMLLAEKQKTTPGAKEIVDYEVRYLSELTRRARYDFDSQSVRPYFPFAQVRQGIFDSAADLFHVSFQQETNAPAWDPAVETWLVIDHGKAVGRFYLDMHPRKGKFSHAEMTPVLDGVRGKQLPEAVLVCNFPSPTATDPGLMDYDDVQTYFHEFGHLMHHILGGQQQWAGISGITMESDFVEAPSQMLEEWLRSPQVLAKFARHYKTGEPIPAELVARMNRASAFGRGGWVARQSQYAAISYDIYKTKPEDVDLDAVTFDTERRYTPFTPLPDTHIWASFGHLGGYSSAYYTYLWDKVIAVDFFLQFDQKNLLAGEAPMRYRRVVLEPGGSMSANDLVKNFLGRPQNITALQHWMGEEFEGAAGSGKASGQ comes from the coding sequence ATGCTGCTGCTCATTTTTCTGCCGTTCGCCCTCGTCGCTCTCTCAACCGCACAGAAAATCTCGGTTTCGCAGCCGCCCCTGTGGGCCAACAATCCTGACGTCGCGGGGTTTGAAAAATCCGTAAGTGACAGGCTGGCTGCTGCGCAGCACTCGATTGATGTCCTGGTAAGCGTGAAAGACCCGCGCACCATCGACAACACGCTCGTTCCGTTCGACGAAGCGGTACGGCAGATTAATGCCGGGGGATATTTCGCCGGTCTTATGCAGCAGGTGCATCCGGACGCGACTTTTCGCGACCACGCCACGGCGATGTTTACCAAGACCACCGCCGCCCAGACCGCATTGTCTCTGAATCGCGAGGTCTATCAGGCACTGACCGCCCTCGACCTGTCGAAAGCCGATGCCGCCACGCGCTATTACGTGCAACGACAACTGCTGGAATTCCGTCTGGCGGGCGTCGATAAAGACGATGCCAGCCGCGCCCGGCTCAAGCAACTGAGCGAACAGGCGACCCAAGAGCAGTCCATGTTCGATCGCAACATTGCCGACGACCGGAAAGTCATCGACGCCGATCCGGCGGAACTTGATGGACTTCCCCAGGACTACATCGAGGCCCACAGGCCCGGCGCTGACGGCAAGGTGCGCATCACGACAAGTTATCCCGATGCTCTCCCAGTCCTGACTTTTGCCAAGAGCGATTCGCTGCGTCGCCGCGTCTCGTTCGCCTTCAACACACGCGCCTATCCTCAGAATAAAGAGGCGCTCACCAGCCTGCTCAAGACCCGTTACGAAATCGCGACGCTGCTCGGCTACTCCAACTGGGCCGACTACAACGCCGCCGACAAAATGATCGTCAAAGGCCAGAACATCGCGGATTTCATCCAGCAGGTGAACGATGCTTCCCGCGCCTTGTCGCAGCGCGAGTTCGAGATGCTGCTCGCTGAGAAACAGAAGACGACTCCCGGGGCGAAGGAAATCGTCGACTATGAAGTGCGCTATCTCTCGGAATTGACGCGCCGCGCCCGCTATGACTTCGATTCCCAGTCGGTGCGCCCCTACTTCCCCTTCGCGCAGGTGCGGCAGGGAATCTTCGACTCGGCCGCCGACCTGTTTCATGTCAGCTTCCAGCAGGAAACTAACGCGCCCGCCTGGGATCCCGCGGTCGAGACCTGGCTCGTGATCGACCACGGCAAAGCGGTGGGTCGGTTTTATCTCGACATGCATCCGCGCAAGGGCAAGTTCAGCCATGCCGAAATGACTCCGGTGCTCGACGGCGTTCGCGGCAAGCAACTCCCCGAGGCGGTGTTAGTGTGCAATTTTCCCAGTCCCACCGCGACCGATCCCGGCCTGATGGACTACGACGACGTGCAAACTTACTTCCACGAATTCGGCCACCTTATGCATCACATTCTCGGCGGCCAGCAGCAGTGGGCCGGCATCAGCGGCATCACGATGGAATCCGACTTCGTCGAAGCGCCCTCGCAGATGCTGGAAGAGTGGCTGCGCAGTCCGCAGGTGCTGGCCAAGTTCGCGCGCCATTACAAAACCGGCGAGCCGATTCCCGCCGAACTCGTCGCCCGCATGAATCGCGCGTCGGCCTTCGGCCGCGGAGGCTGGGTTGCCCGCCAGAGTCAATACGCCGCGATTTCGTACGACATTTACAAAACGAAACCGGAAGACGTCGACCTCGATGCCGTGACCTTCGACACCGAGCGCCGTTACACGCCATTCACCCCGCTGCCCGACACTCACATATGGGCGTCATTCGGACATCTCGGCGGCTACTCGTCCGCCTATTACACATATTTGTGGGACAAGGTCATCGCCGTAGATTTCTTCCTCCAGTTCGACCAGAAAAACCTGCTGGCCGGCGAAGCTCCTATGCGCTACCGCCGAGTCGTCCTCGAACCCGGCGGATCGATGTCAGCCAACGATCTGGTCAAGAATTTCCTGGGCCGTCCGCAGAACATCACCGCGCTGCAACATTGGATGGGCGAGGAATTCGAGGGCGCGGCGGGATCGGGGAAAGCGTCGGGGCAGTGA
- the mreD gene encoding rod shape-determining protein MreD, whose translation MPITYTSGEQVEVYRFGIPVTIGVPLLALFLQAFVPIRFPRFAVYVDLPLLVTIFFAMARRSPVAGLFTGAVIGLAQDMLGHNPIGIYGIAKTVVGYGASSLGVKLDVENAGARFLVTLGFYLVHAAVYFTVAHGLVNMTQTWSWPRGIVAGLVNAFLGVALFFLLDKFKQRT comes from the coding sequence GTGCCCATCACATACACATCCGGGGAGCAGGTTGAGGTCTATCGGTTCGGCATTCCTGTAACGATCGGCGTGCCGTTGCTGGCGCTGTTTTTGCAGGCGTTCGTGCCGATCCGTTTTCCGCGGTTTGCGGTTTACGTCGACCTGCCGCTGCTGGTGACAATCTTCTTTGCCATGGCCCGGCGCAGTCCAGTGGCTGGCCTGTTCACCGGAGCAGTGATCGGCCTGGCGCAAGATATGCTCGGCCACAATCCCATCGGCATCTACGGCATTGCGAAAACCGTTGTGGGCTATGGCGCCTCATCCTTGGGAGTGAAGCTGGACGTGGAAAACGCCGGCGCCCGCTTCCTGGTGACGCTGGGCTTTTATCTCGTGCACGCCGCGGTTTATTTCACGGTCGCTCATGGGCTGGTGAATATGACTCAAACCTGGAGCTGGCCTCGAGGAATTGTCGCCGGCCTGGTCAATGCGTTTCTGGGCGTGGCGCTGTTTTTCCTGCTCGACAAGTTCAAGCAGAGAACGTGA
- a CDS encoding aldehyde dehydrogenase family protein — protein MATDTLASPATLSFGKTRVFKNFIDGEWVDASTGETFENRNPADTRDLVGIFQKSAKADVDAAVAAAKRAFAKWRLVPAPRRAEIVFRAAEILIERKEEYAREMTREMGKVLAETRGDVQEAIDAAYYNAGEGRRLFGPTVPSEMPNKFAMAVRQPIGVCGMITPWNFPMAISSWKLLPAIVCGNTCVIKPAQDTPLSTFNLVRALTDAGLPKGVINVVAGFGPEVGTPLAEHADVRAISLTGSSAVGRIIGGIAAKSFKHCSLELGGKNPMIVLDDANLDLAIEGGLWGAFGTTGQRCTATSRMIVQKGVYREFVDRLVDRAQKLKVGNGLDEAVQMGPAVNEKQLETDLSYVEIGKNEGAKLVCGGNRLDQGDYQHGWFMEPTVFTDVDPKMRIAQEEIFGPVVSIIPCEDLEEAIEIANGIEYGLSSALYTKDVNKAFSAIRDLYAGITYINAPTIGAEVHLPFGGTKATGNGHREGGIGAIDFYTEWKSVYVDYSDKLQKAQIDRED, from the coding sequence ATGGCAACCGATACTTTGGCCTCTCCGGCCACGCTCAGCTTCGGCAAGACCAGAGTTTTTAAGAATTTCATCGACGGCGAGTGGGTCGATGCCTCGACCGGCGAAACGTTTGAGAATCGTAATCCCGCCGATACGCGCGACCTGGTCGGCATCTTTCAGAAATCTGCTAAGGCTGACGTGGACGCAGCCGTCGCCGCCGCCAAGCGTGCCTTCGCCAAGTGGCGACTGGTTCCGGCGCCGCGCCGCGCCGAGATCGTCTTTCGCGCCGCGGAAATTTTGATCGAGCGCAAGGAAGAATATGCCCGCGAGATGACGCGGGAAATGGGCAAGGTTCTCGCCGAGACCCGCGGCGATGTGCAGGAAGCGATCGACGCCGCCTACTACAACGCCGGCGAAGGGCGCCGGCTGTTTGGTCCGACCGTGCCTTCGGAAATGCCTAACAAGTTCGCAATGGCCGTACGCCAGCCCATTGGCGTCTGCGGCATGATTACGCCGTGGAATTTTCCCATGGCGATTTCGTCGTGGAAACTGCTGCCGGCCATCGTCTGCGGCAATACCTGCGTCATCAAGCCCGCGCAGGATACGCCGCTCTCGACTTTCAATCTGGTGCGCGCGCTCACCGACGCTGGGTTGCCCAAGGGCGTGATCAACGTGGTCGCAGGATTTGGCCCCGAAGTCGGAACGCCGCTCGCCGAACACGCCGACGTGCGGGCTATCTCGCTGACCGGATCATCTGCCGTGGGGCGAATCATCGGCGGCATCGCGGCCAAGAGTTTCAAGCACTGCTCGCTCGAACTCGGCGGAAAAAATCCTATGATCGTGCTCGACGACGCTAACCTCGACCTCGCCATTGAAGGCGGACTCTGGGGCGCATTCGGCACCACTGGCCAGCGCTGCACCGCAACCAGCCGCATGATCGTGCAGAAGGGCGTGTATCGCGAATTCGTCGATCGCCTCGTCGATCGCGCCCAGAAGCTCAAAGTCGGAAACGGCCTGGATGAAGCCGTGCAGATGGGTCCGGCCGTGAACGAAAAGCAGCTTGAGACCGACCTCAGCTATGTCGAGATTGGAAAGAACGAAGGCGCGAAATTGGTGTGCGGAGGGAATCGCCTCGACCAGGGCGATTACCAGCACGGTTGGTTTATGGAGCCGACTGTGTTCACCGACGTCGACCCGAAAATGCGCATTGCGCAGGAAGAAATCTTTGGGCCGGTCGTCTCGATCATCCCGTGCGAAGATCTCGAAGAAGCCATCGAAATCGCCAATGGCATTGAATACGGGCTATCGTCGGCGCTCTACACTAAAGATGTGAACAAGGCATTCTCGGCAATTCGCGACCTGTACGCCGGCATCACGTACATTAACGCGCCTACGATCGGCGCTGAAGTCCACCTGCCTTTCGGCGGCACCAAGGCTACCGGCAACGGTCACCGCGAAGGCGGCATTGGCGCTATCGACTTCTACACCGAGTGGAAGTCGGTTTACGTGGATTATTCCGACAAGCTCCAGAAAGCGCAGATCGACCGGGAAGACTAA
- a CDS encoding cysteine hydrolase, with protein METFNGLSIPRSTEELISRRDTALLIYDMQVGIVRQVPGGQEITGKVGRVLTAARRAGIRTFFTRHMSLPKALMGAFQYRTAMAWQRVETPDQVKPMFLPDSPAFQIVPELQPQPDEAIVDKIMMSAFAGTFLEIALRDCGIKSFIIVGIALEIGIDPTCRHGSDLGFWPILVRDACGFGNEAAANHSLASLEHMGDTTITDVETLCDLMAKTAS; from the coding sequence ATGGAGACGTTTAACGGATTGAGCATTCCACGATCAACCGAGGAGTTGATTTCCCGGCGAGACACGGCGCTGCTAATTTATGACATGCAGGTGGGAATCGTTCGCCAGGTACCCGGCGGGCAGGAGATTACAGGCAAGGTCGGCAGAGTCTTGACGGCGGCCAGAAGGGCTGGGATTCGAACTTTCTTCACCAGACACATGTCGTTGCCGAAGGCGCTGATGGGCGCCTTTCAATATCGCACGGCAATGGCGTGGCAGCGCGTCGAGACTCCGGATCAGGTGAAGCCGATGTTTCTCCCCGACAGTCCTGCATTCCAAATCGTTCCGGAGTTGCAGCCGCAGCCCGATGAAGCGATCGTGGACAAAATCATGATGTCTGCCTTTGCCGGAACATTTCTCGAAATCGCTTTGCGCGATTGCGGCATAAAAAGTTTCATCATCGTAGGCATAGCGCTCGAAATCGGAATCGATCCAACCTGCCGCCACGGTTCGGACCTCGGCTTTTGGCCGATCCTGGTTCGCGATGCCTGCGGCTTCGGCAACGAGGCCGCCGCCAATCACTCCCTCGCGTCGCTGGAGCACATGGGAGACACAACAATTACGGACGTCGAAACACTATGTGACTTGATGGCGAAGACGGCTAGTTGA
- the mrdA gene encoding penicillin-binding protein 2: MFGRDEKVSEIRLTAAQYIILAVFLVLGYGLWRLQVMQSDYYSSAAEKNRIRNVPVLAPRGKILDREGRTIVDNYPSFSALLMRDSSRDLLADADLIGQGLHIDPNEVRSRIRRSASLPQYQPIFLKEDITPDELQFIEAHRNELPELDTIMAHRRLYPRNGFMAHLIGYVGEVSEDMLNQPQFELYSAGDVVGISGVERQYNTLLMGQNGSRQALVDSHGREVGRRGETEAIPGKQLRLTVDIDLQIAAEEALAGKNGAIVAMDPHTGEILAMASGPTFDPNDFAVHVSRDQWNKLVTDPDKPLLNKAIQAQLAPGSTFKIIMSVAGWQEGIAQNMHVYCNGSATFYGRNSKCWVYFVHQTHGDVDLAKAIYQSCDVFFYTLADKLGINRIAKYATDLGLGQKTGIDLPQEASGLVPSEEWKLRNYRQKWYAGETIFVGIGQGAITVTPVQLLRAISAISMGGKLVTPHVADPSGLPANYVEAGHFTEVKNVSLDPAGWNYITDAMVKVLQPGGTSPLAAVPGIEIAGKTGSAQVVSLENRAKHKDNADLAQNGWFVGFTPRRNPDIVVCVLFQGGEHGKLAARLATQVIKAYVEKQRRTPQKMVEKPKSGTVDIGGLWTEPDTDGHKEKLQGGRFVLDLPKRPSALAVAAPGMQ; the protein is encoded by the coding sequence ATGTTCGGCCGCGACGAAAAAGTTTCGGAAATCCGCCTTACGGCGGCCCAGTACATCATCCTGGCTGTCTTCCTCGTGCTCGGCTACGGGCTGTGGAGGCTGCAGGTGATGCAGAGCGATTACTACTCCTCTGCGGCCGAGAAGAACCGCATTCGCAACGTGCCGGTGCTGGCGCCACGCGGCAAGATTCTCGATCGCGAAGGGCGCACGATCGTCGACAACTATCCGTCTTTTTCTGCGCTCTTGATGCGCGATTCCTCGCGCGATCTACTCGCCGACGCCGACTTGATTGGCCAGGGATTGCACATCGATCCGAACGAAGTGCGTTCGCGCATTCGCCGCTCTGCGTCGCTGCCGCAGTATCAGCCGATTTTCCTGAAAGAAGACATCACGCCCGACGAATTGCAGTTCATTGAAGCGCATCGCAACGAGTTGCCGGAGCTGGACACGATCATGGCGCATCGGCGCCTTTATCCGCGCAACGGCTTCATGGCGCACTTGATCGGCTATGTGGGCGAGGTCAGCGAAGATATGCTGAACCAGCCGCAATTCGAGCTCTACAGCGCAGGCGATGTGGTCGGCATTTCGGGAGTCGAACGCCAGTACAACACGCTGCTGATGGGCCAGAACGGATCGCGGCAGGCGCTGGTCGACAGCCACGGTCGCGAAGTAGGACGCCGCGGCGAGACCGAAGCGATTCCCGGCAAACAATTGCGGCTGACCGTGGACATCGATTTGCAGATTGCCGCCGAAGAAGCTTTGGCGGGGAAGAACGGCGCGATAGTCGCCATGGATCCGCACACGGGCGAAATTCTGGCCATGGCGAGCGGGCCCACTTTCGATCCCAACGATTTCGCGGTGCACGTTTCGCGCGACCAATGGAACAAACTGGTCACCGATCCCGACAAGCCGCTGCTGAACAAGGCAATTCAAGCGCAGCTCGCGCCCGGCTCGACGTTCAAGATCATCATGTCGGTTGCGGGATGGCAGGAGGGCATTGCGCAGAATATGCACGTTTACTGCAACGGCAGCGCGACGTTTTACGGCAGGAACTCCAAATGCTGGGTTTACTTTGTGCACCAGACCCACGGCGATGTGGACCTCGCCAAGGCGATTTATCAGTCTTGCGATGTATTCTTCTATACGCTCGCCGACAAACTCGGGATTAATCGGATTGCCAAATATGCGACCGATCTCGGTTTAGGACAGAAGACGGGGATAGACCTGCCCCAGGAAGCAAGTGGTCTGGTTCCCTCCGAGGAGTGGAAGCTGCGCAACTACCGGCAGAAATGGTATGCGGGCGAGACCATCTTCGTCGGGATCGGGCAGGGTGCAATCACGGTTACGCCGGTGCAGTTGTTGCGTGCGATTTCTGCGATTTCGATGGGTGGAAAGTTAGTCACGCCCCACGTTGCCGATCCCAGTGGCTTGCCGGCAAATTATGTCGAAGCCGGGCATTTCACCGAAGTGAAGAACGTGTCGCTCGATCCAGCGGGATGGAACTACATCACCGACGCCATGGTTAAAGTGTTGCAGCCGGGTGGGACTTCTCCGTTGGCAGCAGTTCCAGGAATCGAGATTGCGGGAAAAACCGGGTCGGCACAGGTCGTCTCCCTGGAGAATCGGGCCAAGCACAAAGACAACGCCGACCTGGCGCAGAACGGATGGTTCGTCGGATTTACGCCGCGGCGCAATCCAGACATTGTGGTCTGCGTCTTGTTCCAGGGCGGCGAACACGGCAAGCTGGCGGCGCGTTTGGCCACCCAGGTTATCAAGGCCTACGTTGAGAAGCAGCGCCGCACTCCGCAGAAAATGGTTGAGAAGCCGAAGAGCGGAACCGTGGATATCGGCGGCCTGTGGACTGAACCGGATACCGACGGGCATAAAGAAAAGCTCCAAGGCGGACGGTTCGTTCTCGACTTGCCCAAGAGGCCCTCCGCGCTGGCCGTAGCCGCGCCGGGAATGCAGTGA